In Nitrospirota bacterium, the DNA window CGTGAGCCCCCGGCCAGCCTTGGCCCTGGCGGTGCTGGCCGGAGCCATGGCCTGGGTCCTCTTCGCTTCCCGGACCGGGCTCCCCGTCTCCACCACCCACGCGCTGACCGGCGCGATCGTGGGAGCCGGGTTGACCGCATTCGGAAGCGCCGGATTGATCTGGTCGTCAATCGCCAGCAAGCTTGCGCTCCCATTGCTCCTGAGCCCGGTGCTGGCCTTCTCCCTGTCGTTCCTGTTGCACCCGGCGATCCGAGCACTGGCCAGTCGCTGGGAGGGAACCTGCCTCTGTCTGATGCCGAGCGCACGCGCGTTGGTCACCGTGGACGCCCGGGGCTCGACCCGCACGATTCTTCAGATGACGGCCTTTGGACAGCCCGTCGCCTCCGTGCCGGTCCAATGTGAACGGGCCGGCCTCAGGGGCCTGACCATTGGGCTCGATAGCATCCACTGGGTTTCCAGCGGGCTCGCGTCTCTGGCCAGGGGAGCCAACGACGCCCCCAAGATCGCGGCGATGCTCCTCCTGGGCAACACGGCCGTCTCCTGGCCCAGCTCCCGGGTCCAAATCCTGACCTTTATCGGGGTCGCCTTGGCCATGGGGATCGGCAGTTACCTCGGAGGACTCCGCGTGACCGCAGTCTTGGCCGAACGGGTCACGAGGATGAACCATACGGAGGGCCTGTCGGCCAACCTGACCACCTCCTCGCTCGTCCTCGTCTCCGCCACAATGGGCCTGCCGGTCTCCACGACTCACGTCAGCGGTTCAGCCATCATCGGCATCGGCCTGCTCAAGGGTCGCAGCGCCATCCGCTGGGGCACCGTTCGCGACATGATCCTGGCCTGGGCTGTTACGCTTCCCGCCGCCGCGCTGCTCGCCTGCCTGGCCTACCCGTTCCTCGCCAGGCTGTTGTAAGCCAACTCACAGTTTCTCGGCAGCTCATAGGGTATTCAAATGCCCACGACAATACATGTAATTATCTCGATATGCTTATACGGCAAGGAGGGTGTCTGATGCACAAACGGTTGGTGGAGCGGTCCAGGAATCAGCGAGTTGAGCGATCACCGTCTCAACCCAGGCTGAGTTTGGTACTGGCCTGTCTTTTGGGTTTGGGATCGATCTTTATAAGCGACGTCCAAGCCTTTGACTGGGTGCCATCCCAGGAAGAAATCCGAAAGTACCGGAATACCTGGAACCCGCTTGCCAACGGCCCCATCTTTATTACCAGCGTGGACGTGCACCCCAAGGGACAACTGACGATCCATCCCTTTCTTTTTTCCCAGATCAGCGAGAAACGCTTCGGCAACGACCTCAGTGTGAATCGGAGTCCGGCTCCCACTCATTCGTATCAGATCAATCCGCTGACTACGATCGCTTATGGAATTACCGATCACTTGGAATTGAACGTTGGTCTGTCGGAATCCACCTTCTGGGCTCGAGACTCAAGTCGGTTCAACCAAGGCAAGGGCGGACCTGTCACGACCAACTCGGGCATGGGAGATACCCAGGTCTACCTGAAGTACCGGCCCGTCGTTCAAGACCCGGATACCTGGCGCCCTTCGATCACGACGTTCAACATGATTGTCCTGCCCACAAGTCGCTGGTTCACCGGGACACAGAGCCCGCCAGGGGGCTTCGCTCCCTTAGGCCGTCTCCCCGCAACGCGCTTCGGCTCCCTGACCTGGACGGAGGGACTGATGGCCAGAAAGATTCTCCAGCCGTTCCGAATCAGCGGCGGTATCTTCTATTCCTACCATTTACCTGGCAGCGATGCCGGGCAGACCACGTACCCAGCCGACATCATCAACACCCGGTTGATCATCGAGCATATTCTGGACGACAAACGAGGCTTGGGATACAGCCTCGAATTCGTCGGATTCCACGGGCTGACCTGGCGGGCAGATGGACACCGGATCAATGCCGGTGGCCAAAACGGGTTCAGCACGCTGGGGGTCCAGCCAAGCCTCCAGTTCCGGATCGGCGACAATTGGGTCGGCGCAACCGGCGTCCTCTTCTCCGTCGCTGGCCAGAATACTCTGGCCGCGATTTACCCCAATTTCTCCATCTATTACTACTGGAACCCGAAGGGGAAGGTGGTCATGCGGTAGCGGCGTGCACGAACCGGGCACCCGTTGCGCTCACTTGCAACGGGTGAATCGTTATTCCTCGCATCGTGCGCCCTGCGGCGGGGCGGTCACCTAGAAACGGTGAATAGGGAGGTTGAGTAGGGTGGAGATGGCGAGGAACAACCGTGTGCTACGGCGCTGAGCCCGCCAGTTCTCGTGCATGAGCAATCTCATGCTTGTGGACGGGACGAACCTGAAAGTCCTCAAGCGTCACAACCGCTACCGTCTCGCCATCCAAGGTTGTAAACTCTACCTCGTAACCCTTGCCCTCCTGGTGAACCAACACCACGGTTCCAATGTCCCCTCGTCGAAGACCGTGCTGGGGAAGGTCACACTCCAGAACGACATCGTCCAGATCCTGAATCATGGCGTCCTCCGTTTCAGGGGATAAGCGGTCACGAACCGCGGCGTCTGGCCACCTTCATCTATAAACCAGACCGTTCGAACTTGCAATTGCCGTCCACTCGGTGCGACAAGCGGGCCTTCAATCACGTAACGTCTACCGAACCGCGTGTTCTCGTAGGACGTGACGAGGTTGTCTCTGGCATGCTGTTGCAACGCCCTTGCCAAAACTTCCCAGGCAGATGCCTGGAACCCGAGTCCAGAAAAGAAAGCCGCCTTCCCCTTGCCCGCCCGATGAGTCGAGGAAAGCAGATACTGAACGACCTTGGCCTGACGAATTTCAAGGCGGTCCACATGGGGGAGTTTCATGCTTGCGCCATGCCTCCCACAATCCCGATTTCCTTCCACACCAGGCCATAAAGATCGGAGACGCGGCCTATCTCGCGATCGGGGGCGTGGAGAGCCCTGTTGCTCGGATTGTACCTGCGCCCAAGCTGGCGGAGTCGTGCGCGCAATGGGCGGAAATCGCGGGCAATGGCTTGACGTTCGTCGGTCTCGTTAGCGTGCGCCCTCGTCTCAAAGCGCCGTCAGAAGCCTCTGCGCCCATAACTCGGTCAACGGCTCCAGGTCGCCGTGATCAGCGGCCTGCAAGGCGTCGAGGTACTGCCGGCGTCCATCCGGGTTCAGCGGCGCGGTTCCGACGTGGGGCAGGGAAAGCTTGTACAGCAAGGCGGCAAGGAGGACGCGCCCGATTCGGCCGTTGAAGTCCTTGAACGGATGAATGGCCTGGAACCGACCATCGGTCCACGCAAGCAGTTCAGCCAGGGTCTGAAGATCGGTGTGCCGAGGACGGATATGGCGTTGGCGTTCGGCTAGGTCGTCACAATAGAGCCGGATCTGGACCGGCACTTCATAGAACGGTGGCGGGGTATGCGCCCCGACTTGCACATTCACGTCACGGAATCGTCCAGCCCAATCAGGAAAGAGCTCGCCGGCCAAGTCTTTGTGACGCAGGCACAGCCACTCGGGGGTGATGGCAATCTGTTCGGGCGGCGTGCCGGGGATATTGTCCAGGATGCCCGCCAACGCGACGGCCAGCCGTTCCGAGACTTGCTGGTGGGACAGAGTCCCCTCCGCTGTCTCGAAATAGCGTGTCGTGCCTAGCTGACCTGAGCTTTTTTCCGATTCTTCAGGAGAGTCTTCAGGCGGGCCATACTCAACGGTTCGTTCTCGAACGCCATGGACTCCACGACTCGCTCCAGAACAACCTTCCGGTGCGCGGCCGCCACTTTTTCCGGCGTGTCGTGCCGCTGTTGCCATTGACGGAGCTTGGCATCCGCCTTCTTGAGATCGAGAGGAGCTTGGGTTTTCATGGCTGGTATTTTCGCATGCCGTGGGCTCGGAGGCAACCGCCGTCCCCTCTACGATCCCGATCTCCTCCTGCGTCAGGCCGTAGAGGTCGTAGACGAGCCGGTCAATCTCGCGGTCGGTGGCGCCAATCTGCGCCTGCAGGCGGGTCTTGTCGTTCGGGTTCTTCGTGGCCGCAAGCCGCTTGTGCAGGTCCAGCATGCGCTCGACCAGCGAGACCATCTTGTCGTGTCTGGCTTTGCCAGTTGGGTCAGAGAAGTCGACTGAGTAGATAGGCGCGGAACGGATAAAGCGGGCTTCAAAGGAATAGTACCCACTCTCCATCTGTTGGCCAGACGAGGTGATGAAGAAATTGAGTGCGCGGCTGTTCAAGAGGCCCAACAAGTAGAGAGGATTGACGCCTTCTTTTGGCAACAGCCCGTATCCGCCAGCAGCGCCACCCAGGAAGAACAGGTCTCCCGATGAGTCAAAGAGGAAGGACGAGCGGGGGGCTAAATCAGGGGTGATGAGTTTAGAAAGAGGCATGACATCAAGAGCCTGTGTCCTTCCGTATCCATACCAGCCAGCATGGTTCATGCTTCCGTCTTCGCGATCGCGAAGATATCTCTCGTTTGCCTTCAGGTATCGGTATGTCTTGGGAAACCGGCGTCTCAACTCGCCTTCTTCTATTAATCGCACTGATTCACCAGATTGAACGTACGGGAAAATGACGACCCGCTCGGGAGGCAATGAAACATACGGTCGCATTTCAGTGCCCTTAATCAGTTTGTGGCACAGGCCGCGT includes these proteins:
- a CDS encoding inorganic phosphate transporter gives rise to the protein MDGSLLAFPLVLALAFANGTNDVSKAIATLVGSGVTNYRTAILWGAVWTLIGAGLSGLIATAMVKTFSSGLLMSGVSPRPALALAVLAGAMAWVLFASRTGLPVSTTHALTGAIVGAGLTAFGSAGLIWSSIASKLALPLLLSPVLAFSLSFLLHPAIRALASRWEGTCLCLMPSARALVTVDARGSTRTILQMTAFGQPVASVPVQCERAGLRGLTIGLDSIHWVSSGLASLARGANDAPKIAAMLLLGNTAVSWPSSRVQILTFIGVALAMGIGSYLGGLRVTAVLAERVTRMNHTEGLSANLTTSSLVLVSATMGLPVSTTHVSGSAIIGIGLLKGRSAIRWGTVRDMILAWAVTLPAAALLACLAYPFLARLL
- a CDS encoding DUF4926 domain-containing protein; its protein translation is MIQDLDDVVLECDLPQHGLRRGDIGTVVLVHQEGKGYEVEFTTLDGETVAVVTLEDFQVRPVHKHEIAHARELAGSAP
- a CDS encoding DUF6883 domain-containing protein produces the protein MKLPHVDRLEIRQAKVVQYLLSSTHRAGKGKAAFFSGLGFQASAWEVLARALQQHARDNLVTSYENTRFGRRYVIEGPLVAPSGRQLQVRTVWFIDEGGQTPRFVTAYPLKRRTP